In the genome of Cervus elaphus chromosome 5, mCerEla1.1, whole genome shotgun sequence, the window AGCCAAGATCATTCAGCGTACTGAACCAAAGGCCTCCGGGCCCCCACCTCCGAACGCCCACGCAGGTCCTCCCGGTCTCCTGCGtgggccccaccccacctcacctgGTGACCCCGGATGGTGCGCAGGGAGAACATGCCAGTCTCCCCCTCGTCTGCGATGGAAACCCCGGGAAGATCCATCTTCAGCTCCACGCGCTCCCGCTGCTTCCTCTGCTCACGCAGCAGCTTCTTCTTCTTCCTGATGGGCCGGGTTGAAGAGTTACAGATGCCCAGCTCTGGAGATTCCCTAGCCAGGCCTTCACACTCCCCCACATCCTCACCCACTGAGGGACTCGGCTATGGTGGTCCCCAGCTCCCCTACCTCTTTAATTCTGCCACCTCCTGGGCCTTCATCTCCGCCAGGGTGCGGTtcagctgctcctcctcctcctcctcctgagaCGGCTGCGGCCCAGTCCCTGCTGCggactcctcctcctctccttcctcttcctcccctgaGCTGAGGCTGAAACAAGTGTCCCAGGAGCTGGTTATCTCCACGGACGCCTCCCGCAGACACCCGCTCAGTGCCTGCCCTGGCTTGGCTCCCTCCTCACCTGATGTCCAGTGCCTTTGCTTGCTCTTTCAGCTTCTTGGCCATGTATCGCCGAAGCTTCGTCCTCCAGTTCAGTAGGGACCTGCCCCAGAAATACCATTCCTGACCCTACTGTCTCCGTCTGTCAGCCTCCATCAACCTCCTCCTGGTTTAGGACCATACCCCAAACCTCAAGTGTGAGCCACGTAAGTCCGAGGACTCAGGCCCCCACCCCGGACCTCCAACACAGCAGCATCCTGTTCCCCGAGATCTAGCATCATGTCCCTCCCAGGCCTCCCCACCGCCCTCGGGGCTCCCAGAACTTCTGCCCACCCCCAGAGCGAACCTGAGCTCCTTGCGCCCCAGCACTTTGATGTCCTGACAGCACACTCGTATGTCCTCGGTGGTGGCTGGATGCTGTGCCAGCTCGTTGTCATCTAGTGAGATCTGTTCGGGGGGGAGAGGAGTGGGGAGATGCTCAGGCCCTGTTTCTGGGGCTCCCCCACAGCCCTCGAGTCTGGGGACTCACTTCACTGGCTTTGGAGAGGAAGTCAACAGGGTTGGCAGCTCGGAGGAAGTCAGTGATGGAGGTTCGGTGATAGAGAGTAAGGTCGCCCTCAGCATAGCCTTCAGCCTTAAGAAGAGAGATAATGAAGGTTGAGCAGTCAGTCCCTTTCAGGGTGTCTGTAGGACCCACCAGGCCCAGCCTCCTCCAAGTTCCAGGACCTAAAAGTGGCCCCACTCCCCTAACACACCTTTGGCTTCTTCTTAGTCACCAATTCTGTAACAGTCTTGGCCTGAACTTCGACTTCCTTGAAGGCAAACTTGGGGTCAAAGAATTTACTGTCAACCTTGTCAGGAGCCAGGAAACCTAAGGTAATAAGATTCATGAGCAAGTGTGCTTTGGTAGGTAGGAGACTGATTAATCAAGAGAACAAAGGAAGTTACACCCACCCTGGCAGACTACAAAGATCTCCGCAGATTCATGACGAGAGGCTTGGGGCTTGGTGGCCTGGACACGGCGGAAGAGCTGCTGGAAGATCCACAGTAAGGGCTGATAGTCACGAGAACGGAAAACCTTTGTGATGAAGCAGCCACCACGGCCCAGAAAGTCACAAGCCAAACGCAGAGCCATCAACGTCAAATGGGCTGTGGGAAAGAGATGGTAAGCTGAGGACCTCTGCAGCCTGAGAGGGCATGCCTGCCTCCACCCTTATCTCCACGTCCTCCAACCCCAGCACCTTGTGAGTAAGCATCATGGGCCCAGCTAGCCCCGACGTTGGGGGCCCCATCATTGAGCACAACATCAACCTTCCAGGTTTTCAGCTCCTTCCTCAGGGCCTACAGAGAAGGAAGAGATTACTGCAACTCAAATCCAGACATGGCTATGAACAGAATCACTGGTTCAGCCATCTGTCCACCCAGTCATTTGTTGAGTGCCTGCCACAGGCCAATTCCTGTGCCGTGGACAGGGGATACAATGATAAGCAAACCtatctgtcctcatggagcttagtCTACTAGAGAACCTGCTGGAAAGGACTTCATGGAAATCTCTGCACTTCCTCCAACTCCAAAGACTTCTTTCCTGAATAAACAAAGGCTGGATGGACACAGTCTTTTGGGCCTTGTCATACAGACAATGTGTGGGCACTATTTAGCGCATGGTAAGCAGGAAAAATGTGCCTTCAAGGGATCCAGGTGGGAAGAGGGATGGATGCAGATGTCTACATATTAGAAGGACAGGAAAAGGGAGGTTCCCATTACCTGCCTACAGCGTTCAGTTGTGATGTCCTCCTGGAGTGTCACCACATTGGGAAGAGGCTTGATTGGGACCAGATCCACTCctggaagaaaagagggaagaggaTTCCAAAAGGCTGCCTCaagcagggaggaaggaaatgCAGAACCACAGTGTCTCACTCTCCACCCCCCTGGAACACCTAAGAGAGCCACCGGTCACTCACCCACAATAAGGCTGGATACAGGCATAAACTTGGCAGCCACTTGCAGCCTATAAAAGAGAAGTAAAGATTAAAACACCCTCAAccacccctcccactccctcGACAATCTGATCTCCCAGCCCCCAGTGTTGGGAGTCTCTGGGACCTGGGACCTTTTGCTGCAGGGTTTGCAGTTGAACAAACAACTCCTCAAgtaataaaatacaaacaaaccaCAAGTGACTAAAAATAACCGTATGCATGCCCAGCTTGGGTGAATTTTGGGcaagaagatacaaaaagaccaaaaaacaaacaaatccacTGCCACTTATGAAGGGCTAGGAGCAAAAGCACTCACCATCACCAAAAGGGTGagcaaaccacctaagccactcCTAAGGCTGGGCTTCTAGACACAGCAACCCTCACCCCATATAAAGAATCAGCTCACACCCTCTCTGGGAGCTAGCAAGCAAGGGAACTTGTTACTTGTTCTCATgccctcctgctgcagcaggagcccCAATAAAGCTTTGCCTGAATTTCCTGTCTGGCCTCTAATCAATTTCTATTGACTTGGGGAAGGCAAAGAACCCtgctctgggaaagactgaaggcaggagaaggggatgacagaagatgagatagttggatgacatcaccaactcgatggaaatgagtctgagcaagctccaggagttggtgatggacagggaggcgggGTGtgcagaagtccatggggtcgcaaagagtcagacacgactgagcaactgaatggaactgaagaaCCCTGGTCGATACCAGCCAAACATACGTACGTACACGTTCCAAATCTTCCCTCCTGAAGCTTACAGTTCTGGGGAGTACAGAAATATGAGGCTGGTATTACTGTATCCCTCCCGCCCCTCAACGCAATTCTCAGTCATCCAAGGCTGGAACCGAGAAAGTTTCCATAAGGAGCGTCAGGTGCCAGGTGTTACCCACCATCCACCCGGTGCAGCGCACAGGTCCAGCAATGCTCGggctttttgcagaaattgaaaGCGGCGATTCAGCTGGATCAGCTTGAAAGCAGAGCGGGAGCGGTAACCTGGGGGCGGCGACAAAATAACAAGGTCCGCGAAGCGCTTTCCCAACGGGATTTCTGCGGACTCCCGACCCACTACCCCTTCTGCGGAAGAGAAACTCAATATTCGGAAAGCGGGGCGAACCGACCGAGGTCGGTGGCTCGCCAGCTCTGACAGCACGAACCCTGACTCACCGGTCTCCTTCGCCAAGTGATAGAATTTGTCCCGCCGGCTCTTCCCGACTTTGCCCTTTTTGCCCATGGTGTAACGTGGGGGCACCTCTCAATCGGGAGAGAAAGCAGAAGTTGGAACGTCTCTTCCCGGAGCACTAGATTCCGCTTTCCGTTCCCCACTCGCCGTCGCGGAGACACTCAGCGTCTTACTCGACACCACTCTCTGGCAGCCAGCACCGTTTTCTCCAGCCTCTGAGAGGCACATGTGGGCAGCAAACGTACTTCCGCTTCCGCTTGCGTCGCGGCTCCAAGTTTTCCGCCATTAAGAGCGTGGCTACAAATCTTTCTCTGTAATCCTTCCCCAGGTTCTGTAAGTTGGAAGCCGGCACCAGGAGAAAATGGCGCCAAAACAGAATTTCTAGAGAGTAactttaggagctctgtgccttTTACACCAAATACCCTGACCTCGCGTACCCCTTTATGGCCCTTGTTATTTGTTACCGTCCGTTCTCACATCCCGCCCATTGACCCGGAACTGTTCTCTGCCGAATctttgccccccgcccccccacccccgccaagcTCCGGCTTTGCGCTTGCGCGCCAAAGCGGCTCTGATGCCGGCGGTCTCCGCGGAAGAGGGAAGATGGCGCTTGACGGACCAGAGCAGGTATGGCGGCGGCGGCCGGGCGGGGATCGGGGCTGGATGCGAAGCAGGTGCGATCCGAGGTGGGCAGCCGGCCGGGGCCAGCGGGTGGGGGGAGTCCAGGGTGGGTGGGCCAGTCTAGACTGGGCCCTGCCTGGGACCGGATCTGCTGTGTCAGCGCCGCCCGCGGCGGGTCACGGCAGGGCCGGGAGTGGAAGACCGGGTGCAAGCCGATTTAGTGAGGAGCGGTGGGAGCGGTGGGAGCGGGAACCCACCCTTGCGGGAGTCGGGGGCCCGTGCTCCCTGCTGGCTGCTCCTGTACAAGTAACATCTCGGGACTGCGTAGCGTTCCCGGGTGCGCTGTTTCTTGATCCTCCTCCTGAAAGTCTTAAGAGGTAGGCAACGTTCTCATGCTGTTTTAGTTTAAGTCTTAAGGAAATGGTTGTGAAGAGAGGGAGTGAGGGATCAGAACACAAATCTTAAATCTCCGAAATCAACGTGGAAGTAGCTTTATCCCTTGGATGTTTAGCTTTTTGGTTAATAATTACACTGTGTCCTCAGATGGAGCTGGAAGAGGGGAAGGCAGGCAGTGGACTCCGCCAATATTATCTGTCCAAGATTGAAGAACTCCAGGTGAGAACGGACTTCAGAGGTCCAGAGGGAGCTAGAAGGGAGATGAGCGGATCTCTACAAATCCATGTAATTCCACTGGGGGCGCAATGGAAAAAGTAGTATTGATAACAAGTTAATAGTATAAAGTATATGAAATTAAGTGTCTCGTGTTCCCCTCAAATCCCACCTTTTTGAAGATAATTAATATTCACAGTTTCTTACACATCTTCAAGAGTCAAATAATAACATAAAAGTACCCCCCAGCCAAAAGTCATTCCTTTTAGAAGCCTGAATGAGACAGTTTCTTGTAAAGAGAAGACATAGGGTCAGGAAATGACATTTATCAGAGAAGGTTGGGGCAGAGTGAGAGAAGACAGAATTGAGGAGTCTGGGAAATGCTGATTCCATGGGActgagtgaagaggaactgaccGCCCAGTGCTCTAGCCTAGAGAAGCAGCAAGGACCACGGAAATAAGGAAAATAACGTACATTGCATGGAGATGCGCCACAAGGGAAAATTCTGAACTTCAGTTACATTCATGGGTATCATATCTGGTTTGTCATTTTTGAAATGCTTTATCTgtgtgacaaaggtccatatagtcaaagctgtagtttttccagtagtcatgtacagatatgagagttgaaccataaagaaagctgagcactgaagaatcgatgcttttgaattgtggtgctggggaaaactcttgagagtcccttggacagcagggagatcaaaccagtccatcctaaaggaaatcaaccctgaatattcattgcaaggactgatgctgaagctttaatCCTTTGGTGACCcaatgtgaagagtcaactcattggaaaagaccctgatgctgggagactgagggcaagaggacaaggaggtgacagaggatgagatggttggatggcatcactgactcagtcgacacgaatttgagcaaactccaggagatagtgaaggacaggaaagtctggtgtgctacagtccatggggtcacaaagagtcagacacgagttagtgactgaacaacaatatatgcTCTCATTTGTTCCTCATGTTAATCCTGAGAAGAGCCAGGATAGGGGTGCTATACCCACTTGAAGTTTGGTAACAGATCTAGACCTTTCTCATGGTTTTTATTGGCTTTACTCAGCTGATGATTGCCAGCAATAGTTAGAACTTAGGATTCTGACTCAGAAATCTTCCCTCAATACCCAAGTTCCACTCTGAGAAACTATGTGGATCAGCTGTTACCTTGTCTCCATTAGGGTTTGTTATTCCTAGACCAGTATCAGACAAgcagctcccccccccccaccccgccccgcccccccgtGGTTGTCCTCCACTCCAGAGGCACTCTTGGAGGGCAGGTAAAGGTTAAAGTCATATTGGAGAATCTGAATGGGGAATGCAGGTGCCCTGTGCTTTCCTCACTCAGCTCATATCAGCCTAAGGATCTTGGACAAGATTTTAACCTCCTCCTGTTTTCCACCCTTTGCTTCTTGTTCTCCAATAGCTGATTGTGAATGATAAGAGCCAAAATCTCCGGAGGCTACAGGCACAGAGGAATGAGCTTAATGCAAAAGGTGAGGAGGGAAAGATGGGAGGGCTGCATGGAGGCAACTGGTGTGAGGTCTGAGTGTTCAGTCTCCTTGAAGAAGCGAGCCTTCACCTAAGTGCCCATTGCTTTTCCCAATCCAAGGTGTTGCTCTGTTCACATGCACCTCTCTCCTGAGTTTCACTGTAATCTCCTTAAAGATGTGAATTCTTGAGTTTCTTTTTGAGTCCTTCCCTTCAAAACTTTAAAATGGTGTTTAGTTCATGCATGTTTAACTGAGTCACAGGGGAAAGACATCAAAATCTGACTGATCATGGTGTCTGCTTCCCACCTAGTTCGCCTGCTGCGGGAGGAGCTACAGCTGCTGCAGGAACAGGGCTCCTACGTGGGAGAAGTAGTCCGGGCCATGGATAAGAAGAAAGTGCTAGTCAAGGTAAAGGCAGCAGGACCCggccccagccccacctgccTCTGCATTCCCGTACCTTTGTGCACCGTGAGGACGTTGTTCTCACCTTAGTGTAAGATTCGTGGGTCTTCTGGGTGAGGTTGGTGATTTGGTAACTGTCGGGGACGGTCATGCACCCTTGTTTCTGTAGGTACATCCTGAGGGCAAGTTTGTCGTCGACGTGGACAAGAACATCGACATCAATGACGTGAGTGCAGCccgggaggtgggaggtgggggtcagCTCTCACCACACCACTTCCTGAACCTCTGTCCCTTGCCCAGGTGACACCCAATTGCCGGGTGGCCCTCAGAAATGATAGCTACACTCTGCACAAGATCCTGCCCAACAAGGTGGACCCGCTGGTGTCGCTGATGATGGTGGAGAAGGTGCCAGACTCAACTTATGAGATGATTGGTGGACTGGACAAGCAGATCAAGGAGATCAAAGAAGTGATTGAGCTGCCTGTGAAGCACCCCGAGCTGTTTGAAGCGCTGGGCATCGCGCAGCCCAAGGTGAGCGGGCTTCTGGGCGAGGGCCATGCTGCCACTGTACACTGCCCCAGCCGGGTAGACTGAGCTTGCTTCCACTGGTCCTGCTCACCCCGGGGCTGGGGGAGAGATGCTCCCAGGCCGTCGAATGGTTTGGGTGTAAGCTCCATAAGGGACTTCGTGACATTCACTTTTTTAGCTCTAGTATCTAATGTGGGATCTAGCACTGTGCAAACACTTAATGTTCCTTGAATGAAACATAGGGGCCAGCTTCCTTCCCTGAGCCCCACCCTTGCTCTCTAGGGGGTACTGCTGTATGGACCCCCAGGCACGGGGAAGACGCTGCTGGCCCGGGCCGTGGCGCATCATACAGACTGCACCTTCATTCGTGTCTCTGGCTCTGAATTGGTACAGAAATTCATCGGGGAAGGTAACTGTGGTCAGAAACAAAATctaaggaggggagggggcggagctCGTTTGCTCGTTGACACCCGCTTGGTCTCTGCACAGGGGCGCGGATGGTGAGGGAGCTGTTTGTCATGGCCCGAGAACATGCTCCGTCTATCATCTTCATGGATGAAATTGACTCCATTGGCTCCTCGAGGCTGGAGGGGGGCTCTGGAGGGGACAGTGAAGTCCAGCGCACTATGCTGGAGCTGCTCAACCAGCTGGATGGCTTTGAGGCCACCAAGAATATCAAGGTGTGGTGGGGTCGGCTGGGGCGAGGACCCAGGGAAGGCCCTGGGTGAGGGGCAGCCTGCCTTAGGAAGGGCTCAGCTGACGCCACTTGCTTTGTCCACTCAGGTTATCATGGCAACTAATAGGATTGACATCCTAGACTCGGCGCTGCTCCGCCCAGGGCGCATAGACAGAAAAATTGAATTCCCACCCCCCAACGAGGAGGTTTGTAATCAGCAGCACTGGCAGCAGCCCCGGCTGTGGGGGTAGGCCCTGGGCTCAGGCTTTTCCTCTCCCATCGCTAGGCCCGGCTGGACATTTTGAAGATCCATTCTCGGAAAATGAACCTGACCCGGGGGATCAACCTGAGAAAAATTGCTGAGCTCATGCCAGGAGCGTCAGGGGCTGAAGTGAAGGTAACAGGAGTGCCCAAGGGATAGGGGGCAGAGGCAGGAAGCACTGGGCTCAGGGCACAGCGGCAGCTCCGCCTTCTCTCCCTGCTCAGGGCGTGTGTACCGAGGCTGGCATGTATGCGCTGCGGGAGCGTCGAGTCCACGTCACGCAGGAGGACTTTGAGATGGCAGTAGCTAAGGTACAGGGCCACATCTTTTGGCCTCTGCTGGTGGCGGCTCTGGAACAGTGGGGTTGGGCACGTGTTCACTGGGTCTCTAACTCAAATGCTTACTCTCCCAGGTCATGCAAAAGGACAGTGAGAAAAACATGTCCATCAAGAAACTATGGAAGTGAGGCGGACGTCCTTTGTGTGGATCCCTTAAATAAAGCTCTGCCGGTCAGGACCTTGAGGACTTGAGTCTGTTAATCAGTGGCCACACTGTTCAATCACCAGGTCTGGGTACCACCAATAAACAAAGATTTATTTGGAAATTTCCAAACCTGCCAGAAGTGGCATTTGCCAAACCCTCGGCCCACCCTCCTCACCAGGCTCCAAAGGGCAACAACACTCCTCCCCATCTCCCACTGCCCTCCACCGAGCACACACACCCACGCCTCGGGCCACACCAATTAGGGTGCCCTCTCCCTAGGAGGCATTACCCTGGGCCCAAGAACCAGGGTGGCAGCCCTCTGGCATTGCAGGAGATGATGGCGGCCAGAGCCGCTTGCATAGATTGAGAAAAGAAAGTAAGGAGGGACCCCCAAGTAGGGCTCCCTGAAAACCCCCAACGCACCCCCATAAAAAAAGTGGCTCCCGCATAGAAAATCCTGCTCCACAAATAGTGCAAATAACCCGAAGGAAAGGAAATTACCAGCAGCAAGGCTGGGCTGGTAGGAATGGCAAAGAACTTTGGTTTGGAAAGGTTGGGAAGAGAGGGAGCCATGCCCCTCTTCCTCACCCAGCTCCCTGGAGCCAGCATGGACACTCACCCCAAGGGGGTCTGTAAACAAGCAAAGCCAGGGGCCTTTGGTTCCAAAAGGTCTTGGTTACAATGTCAAAGCAGAGCCTCCAGGTCCTTCTCGGGCCTGCCTGCAGGGGGCAGAGGAGGCCTCTCTTGTGAACCCAGTTAAAGCCAACGTGTAAGTAATAAGGCTTTGAGGACCAAGCAACAAGGAATCCTATCACTACACTTAAGAAACTAAAGCCGGGGAGCCGAGGGTGACTGGAGATGCCCCTCGCCCCCTCATTATCCTACGTGTCTGCACCCCAGAGGGTGGTCCCCTTCCAGGCTGAGGAGGGCGTGGCTCCAGgctgagaagaaaggaaggggtcCCTGAGCAGTTAGGTCAGGCGGATTCCCAGCACCTGTTCCAGTTCCTGCCTTCGCTGCTGCACCTGGAGGAGGGACAGACCAGCGGCTCAGGCCTGGCTGCCCACCCTACCCCTCCAGTGTGCCCTCCAGTTCAGCCAGGGCAGAGCCGCCTCACCTTGGCAAAGATGTGCCTCCCCACTGCTTCCTGGGCCCAGGGCTGGTGGTAGAAAGCTGCTCGCCTCTCCTCCTCCGGGTTCCCAATCACATCAGTGATGATCTGTAGAGCACCCGGGGGAGAGCTGAATGCAATTCCCACCTCTGAGCGGGAAGGACAGTACTGGGGGCAGAACCCCCAGAGCTTAACGCGGGATCACCCT includes:
- the PSMC5 gene encoding 26S proteasome regulatory subunit 8 isoform X1, with amino-acid sequence MALDGPEQMELEEGKAGSGLRQYYLSKIEELQLIVNDKSQNLRRLQAQRNELNAKVRLLREELQLLQEQGSYVGEVVRAMDKKKVLVKVHPEGKFVVDVDKNIDINDVTPNCRVALRNDSYTLHKILPNKVDPLVSLMMVEKVPDSTYEMIGGLDKQIKEIKEVIELPVKHPELFEALGIAQPKGVLLYGPPGTGKTLLARAVAHHTDCTFIRVSGSELVQKFIGEGARMVRELFVMAREHAPSIIFMDEIDSIGSSRLEGGSGGDSEVQRTMLELLNQLDGFEATKNIKVIMATNRIDILDSALLRPGRIDRKIEFPPPNEEARLDILKIHSRKMNLTRGINLRKIAELMPGASGAEVKGVCTEAGMYALRERRVHVTQEDFEMAVAKVMQKDSEKNMSIKKLWK
- the FTSJ3 gene encoding pre-rRNA 2'-O-ribose RNA methyltransferase FTSJ3 isoform X2; this encodes MGKKGKVGKSRRDKFYHLAKETGYRSRSAFKLIQLNRRFQFLQKARALLDLCAAPGGWLQVAAKFMPVSSLIVGVDLVPIKPLPNVVTLQEDITTERCRQALRKELKTWKVDVVLNDGAPNVGASWAHDAYSQAHLTLMALRLACDFLGRGGCFITKVFRSRDYQPLLWIFQQLFRRVQATKPQASRHESAEIFVVCQGFLAPDKVDSKFFDPKFAFKEVEVQAKTVTELVTKKKPKAEGYAEGDLTLYHRTSITDFLRAANPVDFLSKASEISLDDNELAQHPATTEDIRVCCQDIKVLGRKELRSLLNWRTKLRRYMAKKLKEQAKALDISLSSGEEEEGEEEESAAGTGPQPSQEEEEEEQLNRTLAEMKAQEVAELKRKKKKLLREQRKQRERVELKMDLPGVSIADEGETGMFSLRTIRGHQLLEEVTQGDMSAADTFLSDPPRDDIYISDGEDDDDASLDSDLDLEELAGVKEPQSLKDQKCVRFAEVEDDKEEEKENPLLVPLKEKAVLQEEQASLWFSKDGFSGIEDDADEALEISQAQLLYESRRKGQQPPPPPSNKEPESKPPPCQGEAPKGAGAPKGSEVAPGPGEEESDSDGSSDSDGSSEDEESWKSQRGKKRGRGPRSEDDGGFEVVPIEDPVKHRILDPEGLALGAVIASSKKAKRDLIDDSFSRYTFNEDEGELPDWFVQEERQHRIRQLPVDKKEVEHYRKRWREINARPIKKVAEAKARKKRRMLKKLEQTKKKAEAVVNTVDISEREKVAQLRSLYKKAGLGKEKRQVTYVVAKKGVGRKVRRPAGVRGHFKVVDSRMKKDQRAQQRKEQKKKHKRK
- the PSMC5 gene encoding 26S proteasome regulatory subunit 8 isoform X2, which gives rise to MELEEGKAGSGLRQYYLSKIEELQLIVNDKSQNLRRLQAQRNELNAKVRLLREELQLLQEQGSYVGEVVRAMDKKKVLVKVHPEGKFVVDVDKNIDINDVTPNCRVALRNDSYTLHKILPNKVDPLVSLMMVEKVPDSTYEMIGGLDKQIKEIKEVIELPVKHPELFEALGIAQPKGVLLYGPPGTGKTLLARAVAHHTDCTFIRVSGSELVQKFIGEGARMVRELFVMAREHAPSIIFMDEIDSIGSSRLEGGSGGDSEVQRTMLELLNQLDGFEATKNIKVIMATNRIDILDSALLRPGRIDRKIEFPPPNEEARLDILKIHSRKMNLTRGINLRKIAELMPGASGAEVKGVCTEAGMYALRERRVHVTQEDFEMAVAKVMQKDSEKNMSIKKLWK
- the FTSJ3 gene encoding pre-rRNA 2'-O-ribose RNA methyltransferase FTSJ3 isoform X1, whose amino-acid sequence is MGKKGKVGKSRRDKFYHLAKETGYRSRSAFKLIQLNRRFQFLQKARALLDLCAAPGGWLQVAAKFMPVSSLIVGVDLVPIKPLPNVVTLQEDITTERCRQALRKELKTWKVDVVLNDGAPNVGASWAHDAYSQAHLTLMALRLACDFLGRGGCFITKVFRSRDYQPLLWIFQQLFRRVQATKPQASRHESAEIFVVCQGFLAPDKVDSKFFDPKFAFKEVEVQAKTVTELVTKKKPKAEGYAEGDLTLYHRTSITDFLRAANPVDFLSKASEISLDDNELAQHPATTEDIRVCCQDIKVLGRKELRSLLNWRTKLRRYMAKKLKEQAKALDISLSSGEEEEGEEEESAAGTGPQPSQEEEEEEQLNRTLAEMKAQEVAELKRKKKKLLREQRKQRERVELKMDLPGVSIADEGETGMFSLRTIRGHQLLEEVTQGDMSAADTFLSDPPRDDIYISDGEDDDDASLDSDLDLEELAGVKEPQSLKDQKCVRFAEVEDDKEEEKENPLLVPLKEKAVLQEEQASLWFSKDGFSGIEDDADEALEISQAQLLYESRRKGQQPPPPPSNKEPESKPPPCQGEAPKGAGAPKGSEVAPGPGEEESDSDGSSDSDGSSEDEESWKSQRGKKRGRGPRSEDDGGFEVVPIEDPVKHRILDPEGLALGAVIASSKKAKRDLIDDSFSRYTFNEDEGELPDWFVQEERQHRIRQLPVDKKEVEHYRKRWREINARPIKKVAEAKARKKRRMLKKLEQTKKKAEAVVNTVDISEREKVAQLRSLYKKAGLGKEKRQVTYVVAKKGVGRKVRRPAGVRGHFKVVDSRMKKDQRAQQRKEQKKKHKRNSR